The following coding sequences are from one Archaeoglobaceae archaeon window:
- a CDS encoding hydroxymethylglutaryl-CoA reductase, degradative — MRLPGFYRLSVEERLQKVAEIVGLSEEEVGALRSSGGLPIDVANRMIENVIGTFELPLGIATNFLIDGKDYLIPMVIEEPSVVAAASNAARMAREGGGFFTDFTAPIMIGQIQIVEVKNPESARFEILKNKAEIIEKANECDPILVKLGGGCKDLEVRIIDSICGKMVVVHLLVDVRDAMGANAVNTMCEKVAPIVGRLSGGRPLLRILSNLAVYRIARAKAVFKKEAIGGEEVVDGVMKAYAFAEADPFRCATHNKGIMNGISALMIATGNDFRAVEAGAHGYSAIKGYKPLTKYEIDANGDLVGTIEIPISAGIIGGATQVNPLAKICLKILGVKSSEELARVSAALGLAQNFAALRALATEGIQRGHMELHARNIAIMAGAKGSEIDEVAEIMVKEGKIRMDFAKEILTKLRSKKE; from the coding sequence ATGAGACTTCCGGGATTTTACAGACTCAGTGTCGAGGAAAGATTGCAAAAAGTGGCAGAAATAGTGGGTTTGAGTGAAGAAGAAGTTGGAGCTTTAAGATCTTCAGGAGGCTTACCCATCGATGTTGCAAATCGAATGATTGAAAATGTCATAGGCACTTTTGAACTTCCACTTGGAATTGCCACGAACTTTCTGATCGACGGCAAAGACTATTTAATTCCCATGGTCATTGAAGAGCCGAGCGTGGTTGCTGCAGCGAGCAACGCAGCGAGAATGGCAAGAGAAGGCGGAGGATTTTTCACAGATTTCACTGCTCCAATAATGATTGGACAAATTCAAATTGTGGAAGTTAAAAATCCTGAAAGCGCAAGGTTTGAGATACTAAAGAACAAGGCGGAGATCATTGAAAAGGCGAATGAGTGTGATCCGATCCTTGTAAAGCTCGGAGGGGGTTGCAAGGATCTTGAAGTCAGAATCATAGACTCAATTTGCGGTAAGATGGTTGTAGTTCATTTGCTTGTCGATGTAAGGGATGCAATGGGGGCGAATGCGGTGAATACGATGTGTGAAAAGGTTGCCCCTATTGTTGGCAGACTATCGGGCGGTAGACCTCTCCTTCGAATACTTTCAAATCTTGCAGTTTATAGAATTGCGAGGGCAAAGGCTGTGTTTAAAAAAGAAGCCATTGGAGGCGAAGAAGTTGTCGATGGAGTAATGAAAGCCTATGCCTTTGCTGAAGCGGATCCGTTCAGGTGTGCGACTCACAACAAGGGAATAATGAACGGCATTTCAGCTTTGATGATCGCTACAGGCAACGATTTTAGAGCGGTGGAAGCGGGAGCTCATGGATATTCAGCTATTAAGGGCTACAAACCGCTTACGAAATACGAGATCGATGCAAATGGCGATCTTGTTGGAACGATCGAGATCCCGATCTCTGCCGGGATCATTGGTGGAGCAACGCAGGTGAATCCGCTGGCAAAGATCTGTCTTAAAATCCTTGGAGTTAAAAGCTCGGAAGAGCTCGCAAGAGTCTCTGCTGCTCTTGGCTTAGCCCAGAACTTCGCAGCACTGCGAGCTTTGGCTACAGAAGGCATTCAGCGTGGTCACATGGAGCTTCACGCAAGAAACATCGCAATAATGGCGGGTGCAAAGGGAAGTGAAATCGACGAAGTTGCAGAGATCATGGTTAAAGAAGGCAAGATTAGAATGGACTTTGCAAAAGAGATTCTTACGAAGCTGAGATCTAAGAAAGAGTAA
- a CDS encoding MBL fold metallo-hydrolase, translating to MNSLEIAERFGFLVYKRKFCPHLSLRFKGIDIHIDSTPGDGFNLITHAHSDHYGHRNVQNPKAIASIETAKILKTVSNKEFSGIIFKIGDSFRLGELKIETYPTKHIHGATAFYIKEIGALITGDVKHWECLPKCKVLITESTYGHPSFVFEDEIDRLLSVAKNNIALGAYPIGKAQRVAEILNSEGYEFTAEDKIKKICSALGIEVGNSGSCIVSPRNLEKGHILTAQRYYRHPRIVISDHMDYRGIIAMVEHCKAEHVIFYHGKPSIKLKEELAEMGITCSTLKDIDVTLS from the coding sequence GTGAATTCCTTAGAGATTGCGGAGAGATTTGGTTTTCTTGTCTATAAAAGAAAATTCTGCCCGCATTTATCCCTAAGATTCAAAGGAATTGATATTCACATCGACTCAACTCCCGGAGACGGTTTTAATCTGATTACCCATGCGCACTCAGATCATTACGGGCATAGAAATGTTCAGAACCCAAAGGCAATAGCAAGTATTGAGACTGCGAAGATCCTTAAGACTGTTAGCAATAAAGAATTTTCGGGCATAATTTTTAAAATTGGTGACTCCTTCAGACTTGGAGAGCTCAAAATCGAAACTTATCCAACAAAGCACATCCATGGGGCAACCGCTTTCTACATTAAGGAGATTGGGGCACTAATAACGGGGGACGTCAAGCACTGGGAGTGTTTGCCGAAATGCAAAGTTTTGATCACCGAATCAACCTATGGTCATCCTTCTTTTGTTTTTGAGGACGAAATAGACAGGCTTTTGAGCGTTGCAAAAAACAATATAGCCCTTGGTGCTTACCCAATCGGAAAAGCACAGAGAGTTGCTGAAATTCTAAACAGCGAAGGATATGAGTTCACAGCGGAAGATAAAATCAAGAAGATCTGTTCTGCTCTTGGAATAGAAGTCGGAAATTCTGGATCCTGCATCGTTTCGCCAAGAAATCTCGAAAAAGGTCATATTTTGACCGCACAGAGATACTACCGGCATCCGAGGATCGTCATAAGCGATCACATGGACTATAGGGGAATAATTGCAATGGTTGAGCACTGCAAAGCAGAGCACGTGATCTTCTATCACGGAAAACCTTCAATAAAATTGAAAGAAGAGCTTGCAGAAATGGGTATAACCTGCTCAACTCTCAAAGATATAGACGTTACTCTTTCTTAG
- a CDS encoding sulfite exporter TauE/SafE family protein: METLALVLLFVTGIIAGTFGGFLGVGGGFIMLPALSFLFGYPLAIAIGTTITAIIFTAISGAFGHLRMRNVDLKTAKLISISGATGAVAGSLAFFYLCDKVWLLSLLLGIIFLLTSLRMIYEGLKREIPEIKNGEIQGSKKAKVLVGLFVGLLVGIFGIGGGFALVPSFVYIFGSAIKLAVGTSLASFLSMAIVSSAFKLYEGFVDLMAVFFLGLGALFGAQMGVRILSSTPSWLIRLIFGFLFLYIALRFVLNGIIGAF; this comes from the coding sequence GTGGAGACCCTGGCTTTAGTATTGCTTTTTGTAACTGGAATAATCGCAGGAACATTTGGAGGGTTCCTTGGTGTAGGTGGCGGTTTTATAATGCTCCCCGCTCTTTCTTTTCTCTTTGGTTATCCATTGGCTATTGCCATAGGCACGACAATAACCGCAATTATCTTTACCGCCATTTCTGGAGCTTTCGGGCATTTGAGGATGAGAAATGTCGATCTGAAAACTGCGAAACTTATCTCGATCAGCGGTGCTACCGGAGCGGTTGCTGGTTCGCTGGCATTCTTTTATCTATGCGATAAAGTTTGGCTTCTCAGTCTCCTTTTGGGGATCATATTTCTCCTTACGAGCCTCAGAATGATCTATGAAGGTCTTAAAAGAGAGATTCCTGAAATCAAAAATGGGGAGATACAGGGATCGAAGAAGGCGAAAGTCTTAGTAGGATTATTCGTTGGATTGCTCGTCGGCATCTTTGGGATAGGTGGTGGATTTGCTCTGGTTCCAAGCTTTGTTTACATTTTTGGTTCTGCAATAAAGCTTGCGGTCGGGACTTCTCTGGCTTCATTTTTGAGCATGGCGATTGTGAGCTCAGCATTCAAACTCTATGAGGGATTTGTCGATCTAATGGCGGTGTTTTTTCTTGGCTTGGGAGCACTGTTCGGAGCACAAATGGGAGTAAGAATTTTAAGCTCAACTCCTTCTTGGCTCATCAGACTTATTTTTGGCTTTTTGTTTCTTTACATAGCTTTAAGGTTTGTTTTGAATGGAATTATCGGAGCTTTTTGA
- a CDS encoding right-handed parallel beta-helix repeat-containing protein, producing the protein MRIKSIIGILAVLFLVWSIFPAFADDFTNVSECMEITQSGNYRLNQSISGLLSGQDYCIGIFADDVVLDGQGFSITGTDSGTGILVQANNVTIINVSVSGYDYGIYFDSLNNSTIANSHISYNNEAGIRFQYSDNSTIKDCLIENNDGGIFLYYSSNNTIENSTISSSSYGITIYNSENIIISDNLILNNYDDGIYAYQSSIRVVNCTISNNGGFGIYLNYSGDNFIDNSTISNNGRAGISIDAPNNAITNCIITNNYEAGIDLGSNNNFIANNEVRNNNQAESSDYGGILLYRANDTIVLNNLITGNKIYGVRLVSSQNNTFYGNEIVDNCGGEAGIYLYEAENITFEKNNVSANTGYGFLIEFSSNITIYNNTISGNNYYGIYLWDSSNNVIENNTISANGIDGIYLEYSSNNIIENNTISGNNINGIYIIYSSNNVINNNTISDNSGYGIYLEDSSSNLIYNNLFNNTNNINKLVAGIKVDTGTYKLVYLAFGFEAINSSEMRDEVMNRTLNWLGYSGQTILLVDDDSGADYESYYNNSLNNLSIAYDYWDCEVMGSPSYSDLSNYPIVVWFFGDDYEEVLNEAEIEALADYLDNGGKLFITGQDIGYYLVELGNDPEFYRNYLHAVYVTDWTGIWDIIGIEGDPISDGLAFGISGGNGANNQDYPSGIAPADSYATPIFIYSYIAEANTWNTTLQQGTNILGGNWLGGNAWLSPDGTGFSQTCADSDRNGICDTRFVIDDNNIDYLPLKYPQPVPTPPTPPTTPTPTPTTTPRPPAGGGSSSGTGSRAIPGVPIYITGYITTKANEESPIELPQSGFWETNILKIIVISSEDDNVRFRIEKLKDFDSGIPEPSGVAMLILDIKPTLSKGSNIKAKIHFGIPIEEIKAKGFDPNLVEVILLKWNGKQWIELPTKFLSSDGKYNYYESETPSFSLFAAVLKPSEAPTPAVTPTTPPTIVVTTPTTTPAEKPFIPGFEAIFAIAGLLAVAYLLRRN; encoded by the coding sequence ATGAGAATTAAGTCAATAATAGGAATCTTAGCAGTGTTATTCTTAGTCTGGAGTATCTTTCCAGCCTTTGCGGACGATTTTACAAACGTAAGCGAGTGCATGGAGATAACGCAAAGCGGGAATTACAGGCTGAATCAAAGCATTTCAGGACTTTTAAGCGGTCAGGATTACTGCATAGGAATCTTTGCAGACGACGTTGTTTTAGATGGACAGGGATTTTCGATAACTGGCACGGATAGCGGGACAGGAATTCTCGTTCAGGCGAACAACGTTACGATAATTAATGTGAGCGTTTCGGGCTATGATTACGGTATCTATTTTGATTCTTTGAATAATAGCACAATTGCGAACAGCCATATTTCATACAACAATGAAGCTGGTATTCGATTCCAGTATTCTGATAACAGCACAATAAAAGACTGCCTAATCGAGAACAACGACGGGGGCATCTTTCTCTACTATTCCAGCAACAACACAATAGAGAACAGCACGATCTCCAGTAGCAGTTATGGAATTACGATCTATAACTCTGAGAACATCATAATATCAGACAACCTAATTCTGAACAACTATGATGATGGCATATATGCCTACCAGTCCAGTATCAGAGTAGTGAACTGCACGATCTCCAACAACGGTGGCTTTGGTATCTATCTGAATTATTCGGGCGACAACTTCATTGACAACAGCACGATCTCTAACAATGGTAGAGCGGGCATAAGCATAGATGCTCCCAATAACGCAATAACGAACTGCATAATCACGAATAACTACGAAGCAGGTATCGATCTCGGTTCTAACAACAACTTCATAGCGAACAACGAAGTTAGGAACAACAATCAAGCAGAAAGCTCGGATTACGGTGGTATTTTGTTATACAGAGCTAATGACACAATAGTCCTTAACAACCTCATAACTGGCAACAAGATCTATGGTGTCCGCTTAGTAAGCAGTCAAAACAATACATTCTATGGCAACGAGATCGTGGACAACTGTGGCGGAGAAGCGGGAATTTACCTATATGAGGCTGAAAATATAACTTTCGAGAAAAACAACGTCTCCGCAAATACTGGCTATGGTTTCTTAATAGAGTTCTCAAGCAATATTACGATTTACAATAACACGATCTCTGGCAACAATTATTATGGCATCTATCTCTGGGATTCCAGCAACAACGTCATAGAGAATAACACTATTTCTGCCAACGGTATTGATGGTATCTATCTCGAGTATTCCAGCAACAACATCATAGAGAATAACACGATCTCTGGCAACAATATTAATGGCATCTATATTATCTATTCCAGCAACAACGTCATTAACAACAACACGATTTCTGACAACAGTGGTTATGGCATCTATCTCGAGGATTCCAGCAGCAATCTCATCTACAACAATCTATTCAATAACACTAACAACATTAATAAATTAGTTGCTGGCATAAAAGTGGATACTGGAACTTACAAGCTCGTTTACCTTGCGTTTGGATTTGAGGCAATAAACAGCAGTGAAATGAGAGACGAGGTTATGAACAGAACTCTGAACTGGCTTGGATACAGCGGTCAGACGATTCTGCTGGTGGACGACGATTCTGGAGCCGACTATGAGTCATACTATAACAATTCTCTGAATAATCTTAGCATTGCATATGATTACTGGGACTGCGAAGTTATGGGATCCCCAAGCTACTCTGATTTAAGCAATTATCCAATCGTTGTATGGTTCTTTGGAGATGACTACGAGGAAGTTCTAAATGAAGCTGAAATAGAGGCTTTGGCGGATTATTTGGACAATGGAGGAAAGCTATTCATAACAGGGCAGGATATAGGCTACTATTTAGTTGAACTGGGAAATGATCCAGAATTCTATCGAAACTACTTGCACGCTGTATACGTCACTGACTGGACTGGCATCTGGGATATAATTGGAATAGAAGGTGATCCGATCTCAGACGGATTGGCTTTTGGCATTTCTGGTGGTAATGGTGCAAACAATCAGGATTATCCGAGTGGAATAGCACCGGCGGATAGCTATGCAACTCCGATCTTTATCTACTCGTATATCGCTGAAGCGAACACATGGAACACTACCTTGCAGCAAGGAACAAACATCCTCGGTGGCAACTGGCTTGGCGGTAATGCTTGGCTAAGCCCAGATGGAACTGGATTCTCTCAAACCTGTGCGGATTCGGATAGAAATGGAATCTGCGATACTCGATTCGTGATTGATGATAACAATATAGATTATCTGCCGTTGAAATATCCACAGCCAGTTCCTACACCACCAACACCACCTACTACTCCAACACCAACTCCAACAACCACTCCAAGACCACCCGCTGGCGGTGGATCAAGCAGTGGAACAGGAAGCAGAGCAATTCCCGGAGTGCCGATTTACATAACTGGCTACATAACAACCAAGGCAAATGAAGAAAGCCCAATAGAACTCCCGCAGAGCGGATTCTGGGAGACAAATATCCTCAAGATAATCGTTATCAGCTCGGAAGATGACAACGTTCGCTTTAGAATTGAAAAGCTAAAAGACTTCGACTCAGGAATTCCAGAGCCAAGCGGAGTTGCAATGCTCATTCTCGACATTAAGCCAACGCTGAGCAAGGGTTCAAACATTAAAGCAAAGATCCATTTCGGAATACCAATTGAAGAGATAAAAGCAAAAGGCTTCGATCCAAATCTTGTTGAAGTAATTCTGCTCAAGTGGAACGGAAAGCAGTGGATCGAGTTACCAACCAAATTCTTGAGCAGTGATGGAAAATACAATTACTATGAATCTGAAACTCCAAGCTTTAGTCTCTTTGCTGCTGTGCTAAAGCCTTCAGAGGCTCCAACTCCAGCGGTAACCCCAACAACGCCACCCACAATAGTCGTGACAACACCAACCACGACTCCAGCTGAGAAACCGTTCATTCCTGGCTTCGAAGCAATCTTCGCAATCGCGGGGCTCTTAGCGGTGGCTTATCTGCTGAGGAGGAATTAA